The proteins below are encoded in one region of Segatella copri:
- a CDS encoding HD family phosphohydrolase, whose product MSIFNNPEENYWRNFATKTVLILITVAIIVWFLPRNEGRMFRYDVGKPWMYGSVIAKFDFPIYKTDEAIKREQDSLMKQFQPYYSVNESIGSEQVSRFLHDFSQGVPGLPKEYVGLIAHQLQHLYQTGIIATTEYNRIYKDSTSMIRIINGKNVKSVPIGSFYSTIAAYERIFYDEKLATQRQLLSRCNLNNYVEANVIYDKERSEAEKADMMSSIPLASGMVMSGQKIVDRGEVITNNTYRVLNSFDKEMKRRSSTQEELTTTIIGQVLFIFILVMLFTSYLSLFRKDYFDKPRSITMLYAMITLFPIFVSLMMKHNFFSVYIIPFAMAPIFVRVFMDSRTAFISHVTMILICAAAVKYQYEFIIVQLVAGLVAIYSLRELSKRSQIFITALLVTIASGVVYLALQLMQDNQVFNVDASMYTYFTVNGIFLLLSYPLMYIIEKMFGFTSNVTLFELSNTNKGLLRNLSEIAPGTFQHSITVGNLAAEIANRIRANSLLVRTGALYHDIGKMTNPVFFTENQAGVNPHDQLSDLESAQIIISHVSEGLKMAEKVGLPGIIKDFITTHHGTGITKYFYINYCNAHPTEVIDKSQFQYPGPNPFTREQAILMMADTVEAASRSLNEYTEESISNLVNKLIDGQVADGFFKECPITFRDIALAKQVLIERLKAIYHTRISYPHLNVRQNAGKNTSQESKEQE is encoded by the coding sequence ATGAGCATATTTAACAACCCAGAAGAGAACTATTGGCGCAATTTCGCCACAAAAACGGTTTTGATATTAATTACCGTTGCTATCATTGTTTGGTTCCTTCCTCGCAACGAAGGAAGGATGTTCCGGTACGATGTTGGAAAGCCATGGATGTATGGTTCCGTCATCGCAAAATTTGACTTTCCGATCTATAAGACCGATGAAGCCATCAAGCGTGAACAGGATTCGCTGATGAAGCAATTCCAACCTTATTATTCTGTCAATGAATCCATCGGCAGCGAACAGGTGAGCCGTTTCCTGCACGACTTCAGCCAAGGTGTACCAGGTTTGCCAAAAGAATATGTGGGACTCATAGCCCACCAGCTTCAGCACCTTTACCAGACCGGCATCATCGCTACCACGGAATATAATCGTATCTACAAAGATTCTACCAGTATGATACGAATTATCAACGGAAAGAATGTGAAGAGCGTACCTATCGGTTCGTTCTACTCTACTATTGCCGCTTACGAACGCATCTTCTACGATGAGAAACTGGCAACCCAGCGACAGCTTTTATCCCGTTGCAACCTTAACAATTATGTTGAAGCTAACGTCATATATGATAAGGAAAGAAGCGAGGCAGAGAAAGCCGACATGATGAGCAGCATTCCACTGGCAAGCGGAATGGTGATGAGCGGACAAAAGATTGTGGATCGTGGTGAAGTGATTACGAACAACACCTATCGGGTGCTCAATTCATTCGATAAGGAGATGAAGCGCCGCAGCTCTACCCAGGAAGAACTGACAACCACTATCATCGGACAGGTACTGTTTATCTTCATTCTTGTCATGCTGTTTACCTCTTATCTCTCACTTTTCAGAAAAGACTATTTTGATAAGCCGCGCAGCATTACCATGCTTTATGCGATGATTACGCTGTTCCCAATCTTTGTGTCACTCATGATGAAACACAATTTCTTCAGTGTCTATATCATCCCATTTGCCATGGCGCCTATCTTCGTACGTGTGTTTATGGACTCGCGTACAGCCTTTATCAGCCACGTTACGATGATTCTTATTTGTGCAGCAGCAGTAAAGTACCAGTACGAGTTTATCATCGTACAGCTGGTAGCTGGTCTTGTTGCTATTTACAGTTTGCGTGAACTCAGCAAGCGCTCGCAGATATTCATCACAGCCCTGTTGGTAACTATAGCCAGCGGTGTAGTATATCTTGCCCTTCAGCTGATGCAGGACAACCAGGTGTTCAACGTAGATGCCAGCATGTATACCTACTTTACCGTAAACGGCATCTTCCTGCTACTCTCTTATCCGCTCATGTACATTATAGAAAAGATGTTTGGATTTACATCTAATGTTACACTTTTCGAGTTGTCAAATACCAACAAGGGATTACTTCGCAACCTGAGTGAGATTGCTCCAGGCACCTTCCAGCATTCTATCACCGTAGGTAACCTGGCAGCAGAGATTGCCAACCGCATCAGAGCCAACAGTCTTCTGGTACGTACCGGAGCACTCTATCATGATATCGGTAAGATGACTAACCCTGTTTTCTTCACAGAGAATCAGGCGGGCGTTAATCCTCACGACCAGTTAAGCGACCTTGAGAGCGCACAGATTATCATAAGCCATGTTTCAGAAGGTCTGAAGATGGCAGAGAAGGTTGGTCTGCCAGGCATCATAAAGGATTTCATCACTACTCATCACGGAACGGGCATCACCAAGTATTTCTATATTAATTACTGTAATGCTCACCCTACAGAGGTGATTGACAAGTCGCAGTTCCAATATCCAGGACCGAACCCATTTACCCGCGAACAGGCCATCCTGATGATGGCAGATACGGTTGAAGCAGCTTCGCGCTCTCTGAACGAATATACAGAAGAAAGCATCAGTAACCTCGTCAATAAGCTCATCGACGGACAGGTGGCAGATGGTTTCTTCAAGGAGTGCCCTATCACGTTCCGAGACATCGCTCTCGCTAAGCAGGTACTCATCGAACGACTCAAGGCCATTTACCATACCCGTATTTCGTATCCTCATTTGAACGTAAGACAGAATGCCGGCAAAAATACGAGTCAGGAGTCTAAAGAACAAGAGTAA
- the gltX gene encoding glutamate--tRNA ligase has protein sequence MADRKVRVRFAPSPTGALHIGGVRTALYNYLFARQHGGELVFRIEDTDSHRFVPGAEEYILESFKWLGIQFDEGVSFGGEHGPYRQSERRDIYKQYVQQLLDNDKAYIAFDTPEELEAKRAEIQNFQYDAHTRMQMRNSLTLSKEEVDKLIADGKQYTVRFKIEPGQEIHVNDMIRGDVKVMSDILDDKVLYKSADELPTYHLANIVDDHLMEISHVIRGEEWLPSAPLHVLLYKAFGWEDTMPRFAHLPLLLKPEGKGKLSKRDGDRLGFPVFPLEWHDPKTGEVSSGYRESGYFPEAVVNFLALLGWNPGTEQEIFSLDELVKAFDISRCSKAGAKFDFKKGIWFNHEYILMKSDDEIANLFAPIVANNGVEETLDRVKQVVHMMKDRVNFVYELWPLCSFFFIAPTEYDAKTAKKRWKEYSAQQMTELADVLEGIEDFSIEGQEPVVMKWVEDKGYKLGDVMNAFRLTLVGEGKGPGMFDISAFLGKEETLRRLRKAIEVLG, from the coding sequence ATGGCAGATAGAAAAGTAAGGGTGCGTTTTGCCCCTAGTCCAACGGGTGCATTGCACATTGGCGGTGTTCGTACCGCTCTGTATAATTATTTGTTTGCTCGCCAACATGGAGGTGAGCTGGTGTTCCGTATTGAGGATACAGATTCTCATCGTTTCGTGCCTGGAGCCGAAGAATATATCCTGGAATCTTTCAAGTGGCTGGGTATCCAGTTTGACGAGGGTGTAAGTTTCGGTGGAGAGCATGGACCTTATCGCCAGAGTGAACGTCGTGATATCTATAAGCAGTATGTTCAGCAGCTCCTGGATAATGATAAGGCGTATATTGCTTTTGATACTCCTGAGGAGTTGGAAGCGAAACGTGCCGAAATCCAGAATTTCCAGTATGATGCTCATACTCGTATGCAGATGCGCAACTCTCTGACTCTTTCTAAGGAAGAGGTTGATAAGCTGATTGCTGACGGAAAGCAGTATACTGTACGTTTCAAGATTGAACCGGGACAGGAAATTCACGTGAACGATATGATTCGTGGTGACGTGAAGGTTATGAGTGATATCCTGGATGATAAGGTACTTTATAAGAGTGCTGATGAATTGCCAACTTATCACCTGGCAAATATCGTAGACGACCACCTGATGGAAATCTCTCATGTAATCCGTGGTGAGGAGTGGTTGCCTAGTGCGCCTTTGCACGTACTTCTTTATAAGGCTTTCGGTTGGGAAGATACCATGCCTCGTTTTGCGCATCTTCCTTTGCTTCTTAAGCCTGAAGGTAAAGGTAAGCTGAGTAAGCGTGATGGCGACCGCCTCGGTTTCCCGGTATTCCCGCTGGAATGGCATGATCCTAAGACTGGCGAGGTTTCTTCCGGTTATCGTGAGAGTGGCTACTTCCCAGAGGCTGTAGTCAACTTCCTGGCTCTCCTCGGCTGGAATCCTGGTACAGAACAGGAAATCTTCTCTCTTGATGAACTGGTGAAGGCTTTTGATATTTCACGTTGCTCTAAGGCTGGTGCCAAGTTCGACTTCAAGAAGGGAATCTGGTTCAACCACGAATACATTCTGATGAAGAGCGATGATGAAATAGCTAACCTCTTTGCCCCTATTGTTGCCAACAATGGTGTAGAGGAAACTCTGGACCGCGTAAAGCAGGTGGTACACATGATGAAGGATCGTGTGAACTTTGTCTATGAACTGTGGCCATTGTGTTCTTTCTTCTTCATTGCTCCTACAGAGTATGATGCTAAGACAGCCAAGAAGCGCTGGAAGGAATATTCTGCACAGCAGATGACAGAACTTGCTGATGTGCTTGAAGGTATTGAGGATTTCTCTATCGAAGGTCAGGAACCTGTCGTGATGAAATGGGTAGAGGATAAGGGCTATAAGCTGGGTGATGTGATGAACGCATTCCGTCTGACTCTCGTAGGTGAGGGCAAGGGCCCGGGTATGTTCGATATCTCTGCCTTCCTTGGCAAGGAGGAAACTCTGCGCCGTCTTCGCAAGGCAATCGAAGTTTTGGGTTAA
- a CDS encoding OmpP1/FadL family transporter, translating into MKKLKLVSLAIAMACATPSFAGGLLTNTNQHVAFNRMMSREASIGIDGVYYNPAGVVFMGEGHHLAINWQLAYQTRSIENDYALFTNNVNNPITPRTFKGEAFAPVIPSFQYAYNKGRWSLQASFALTGGGGKCTFDNGLGSFEKIVAETAMAACGLAKTVDNVLGNTLGQPGMQMFTTDQAFGQKGEYSYNSYMHGRQYYYGLSVGAAYKFSDNFSAFAGVRGVYASTNYYGYVENIKVGNMPLYKVLDPNKENAANIELSCDQSGIGFTPIIGVDFKTGKWNFSAKYEFKTRIRLKNKAVNQAPSISALPDNLSRQMVGTLTQVFTNKGMTPENAQAVAANTTQAVLTNGDVVKTMAGLKTEFDTKLKEAIGEYEDGKKIAGDIPAYLALGVGYSPVNTVRVNVGFHWFDDKHATSYNNRQEKLKRGTLEYNAGVEVDVNKKITLSTGWQNTNYGLSDEYMDDKSFVVGSNSAAIGGVYHINKKMDLNVAYFHTFYQHKKTSENVELTGKTYSSDYTRNNNIFAVGLDINF; encoded by the coding sequence ATGAAGAAACTAAAATTAGTTAGTTTAGCCATTGCGATGGCTTGTGCAACCCCATCTTTTGCAGGCGGTTTGCTCACCAACACCAATCAACATGTAGCATTCAACAGAATGATGAGCCGTGAGGCTTCAATTGGTATCGACGGCGTTTATTACAATCCAGCCGGAGTTGTATTCATGGGTGAAGGTCACCATCTTGCCATCAACTGGCAGTTGGCTTACCAGACACGTAGCATTGAAAATGATTATGCATTGTTCACAAACAATGTGAACAATCCTATTACTCCTCGTACATTCAAGGGTGAGGCTTTTGCGCCTGTCATCCCTTCATTCCAGTATGCTTATAATAAAGGTAGATGGTCACTTCAGGCTAGCTTCGCCCTCACAGGTGGCGGCGGCAAGTGTACCTTCGATAATGGTCTTGGCTCGTTCGAGAAGATCGTAGCAGAGACTGCAATGGCTGCTTGCGGTTTGGCAAAAACTGTTGACAACGTATTGGGCAATACACTTGGACAGCCAGGAATGCAAATGTTTACAACCGATCAAGCTTTCGGTCAGAAAGGCGAATATAGTTACAATAGCTATATGCATGGACGTCAGTACTATTACGGTCTCTCTGTAGGTGCTGCATACAAATTCAGCGACAATTTCAGCGCATTTGCAGGCGTACGTGGTGTCTATGCTTCAACAAACTACTATGGATATGTTGAAAATATCAAGGTAGGCAACATGCCTCTGTACAAGGTACTCGACCCTAACAAGGAAAATGCAGCCAACATTGAATTGAGCTGTGACCAGAGCGGCATCGGCTTTACTCCTATCATCGGTGTAGATTTCAAGACAGGCAAGTGGAACTTCTCTGCAAAATATGAGTTCAAGACTCGCATACGTTTGAAGAACAAGGCTGTAAATCAGGCTCCTAGTATCAGTGCTCTCCCAGACAACTTGTCCAGACAGATGGTTGGAACATTGACTCAGGTGTTCACAAATAAGGGTATGACTCCAGAGAATGCTCAAGCTGTAGCAGCAAATACTACTCAAGCTGTTTTGACTAACGGTGATGTAGTAAAGACAATGGCTGGCTTGAAGACCGAGTTCGACACCAAGCTCAAAGAGGCTATCGGCGAATACGAAGATGGCAAGAAGATTGCGGGTGATATTCCTGCTTATCTGGCTCTCGGTGTAGGCTATAGTCCAGTAAATACAGTAAGAGTAAACGTAGGTTTCCACTGGTTCGATGACAAGCACGCTACATCTTACAACAACCGACAGGAGAAGTTGAAGCGTGGTACATTGGAGTACAACGCAGGTGTCGAGGTAGACGTAAACAAGAAGATTACCTTGAGTACTGGCTGGCAGAATACTAACTATGGTTTGAGCGATGAGTACATGGATGACAAGTCATTCGTTGTCGGTTCCAACTCTGCAGCAATCGGTGGTGTTTATCACATCAACAAGAAGATGGATCTGAACGTAGCTTACTTCCATACCTTCTATCAGCACAAGAAGACTTCAGAGAATGTAGAACTAACAGGAAAGACCTACAGTTCAGATTACACACGTAACAACAACATATTCGCAGTAGGTCTCGACATCAACTTCTAA
- a CDS encoding nitroreductase, whose amino-acid sequence MENEVLKAIKERRSIRRFKADQITDEELKTVLEAGTWAATGHGTQEPFIIAVQNPEICAQLRKMNAEIMGVESDPYYGAPTIVIVLAPESNVNGVKDGSLILGNMMLAAHSIGLASCWINREDGMFASEEGKKLMKDWNLPEGLMGIGALALGYASSHPHTVKPRKEDYYRIIK is encoded by the coding sequence ATGGAAAATGAAGTTTTGAAAGCCATTAAGGAGAGAAGAAGTATTCGTCGCTTCAAGGCAGATCAGATTACCGACGAAGAGTTGAAGACGGTATTGGAAGCCGGCACATGGGCAGCAACAGGTCATGGAACCCAGGAGCCTTTCATCATTGCCGTTCAGAATCCTGAGATTTGCGCCCAGCTTCGCAAGATGAACGCAGAAATCATGGGTGTAGAAAGCGATCCTTACTATGGGGCGCCAACCATCGTAATCGTTCTGGCACCAGAAAGCAACGTTAACGGTGTGAAAGATGGCAGCCTTATCTTAGGCAATATGATGCTTGCTGCCCACTCTATCGGCCTTGCATCTTGCTGGATTAACCGTGAAGACGGCATGTTTGCATCAGAAGAAGGCAAGAAGCTGATGAAGGACTGGAATCTTCCAGAAGGGCTGATGGGTATCGGTGCCTTAGCCTTGGGTTATGCTTCTTCGCATCCTCATACCGTAAAACCAAGAAAAGAGGATTACTACCGCATTATCAAATAA
- a CDS encoding 3-deoxy-D-manno-octulosonic acid transferase, with amino-acid sequence MYNIVIYFVLWGIAIASLFNEKVRKMWRGEREAFKILKQKVDPNAKYIWFHAASLGEFEQGRPLMERIRKDNPQYKILLTFYSPSGYEVRKNYEGADIICYMPVDTRLNAIRFLRLVRPVMAFFIKYEFWSNFLHILKHRNIPTYSVSSIFREDQVFFKWYGRSYAGVLKCFTRFFVQNEESKRLLEGIGITAVDVVGDTRFDRVLQIKEAAKQLPICEAFRTGVASSQSADVPHHDFKVFVAGSSWPPDENIFIPFFNEHKDWRLLIAPHVIAEEHLKLILSLIKGKKVVRYTQTTPEEAAEADVLVIDCFGLLSSMYNYGDVAYIGGGFGVGIHNTLEAAVWNMPVIFGPNNKKFQEAQGLLKSGGGFEINTYEDFSGLMSSLMNDETFLKQAGDKAGTFVAHLAGATDKVLASVKL; translated from the coding sequence ATCTATAATATCGTAATATATTTCGTCCTTTGGGGCATAGCCATTGCAAGTCTGTTTAATGAAAAGGTGCGCAAGATGTGGCGTGGTGAGCGTGAGGCTTTCAAAATATTGAAGCAGAAGGTGGATCCTAACGCTAAGTACATTTGGTTTCATGCTGCATCGCTCGGTGAGTTTGAACAGGGACGACCTTTGATGGAACGTATCCGCAAGGACAATCCTCAGTATAAGATTCTGCTTACCTTCTATTCTCCTTCAGGTTATGAGGTGCGCAAGAACTATGAGGGAGCTGATATCATCTGTTATATGCCGGTGGATACTCGGTTGAACGCCATCCGTTTCCTTAGACTGGTACGTCCTGTGATGGCTTTCTTCATCAAGTATGAGTTCTGGTCTAATTTCCTTCATATCCTGAAGCATCGCAACATTCCTACTTATAGCGTGAGCAGTATCTTCCGCGAGGATCAGGTGTTCTTCAAATGGTATGGCAGAAGCTATGCTGGAGTGCTGAAGTGCTTTACCCGTTTCTTCGTACAGAACGAAGAGAGTAAGCGATTGCTCGAAGGTATCGGCATCACGGCTGTGGATGTGGTAGGAGATACCCGTTTCGACCGTGTTCTCCAGATAAAGGAGGCTGCCAAGCAATTGCCGATTTGCGAGGCTTTCAGAACAGGAGTGGCTTCATCTCAGTCTGCGGATGTACCTCATCATGATTTCAAGGTATTTGTTGCCGGTAGCTCTTGGCCACCAGATGAGAATATCTTTATACCTTTCTTTAATGAGCATAAGGATTGGCGCCTGCTGATTGCTCCTCATGTCATCGCTGAAGAGCATCTGAAGTTGATTCTTTCTCTGATAAAGGGAAAGAAGGTTGTGCGCTATACGCAAACAACTCCTGAAGAAGCAGCGGAGGCTGATGTCTTGGTCATCGATTGTTTCGGATTGTTGAGCAGTATGTACAACTATGGTGATGTGGCTTATATCGGTGGTGGCTTTGGTGTAGGTATTCATAACACCTTGGAGGCTGCCGTATGGAATATGCCGGTTATCTTTGGTCCGAACAATAAAAAGTTTCAGGAGGCTCAGGGCTTGCTGAAATCGGGTGGAGGTTTTGAAATCAATACCTATGAGGATTTCTCAGGTTTGATGAGTTCTCTGATGAATGATGAGACCTTCCTGAAACAGGCTGGCGATAAGGCTGGCACCTTCGTGGCTCATTTGGCTGGCGCTACTGATAAGGTCTTGGCAAGTGTAAAGTTGTAA
- a CDS encoding DUF3737 family protein, giving the protein MELIKNKSFGGERPLFGAHDVRLEDITITDGESGIKCCQNIECHHSKFYGKYPWWHVDGSLITDCYFAPESRSAIWYSDNMVMKDCTIDGPKFFREMKNLDLENVNITDADETFWKVDGLKLKNVKLHDGTYPFMFSKNIYVDGLESDSKYVFQYCSNVEIHNAKITTKDSFWECENVTVYDSELNGEYLAWHSKNIKFVRCHISGEQPLCYMDHVTLEDCTFDKECDRAFEDCTNIDAQIKGSITNIKNPISGRIEADEVGSVTYTEFAKAPKGVCEITDKSK; this is encoded by the coding sequence ATGGAATTGATAAAGAACAAATCATTCGGGGGCGAGCGCCCTCTTTTCGGTGCTCACGATGTACGTTTAGAAGATATTACGATTACAGATGGCGAATCGGGCATCAAGTGCTGCCAAAACATAGAATGCCACCATTCCAAGTTTTATGGCAAATACCCTTGGTGGCATGTGGACGGTTCCCTTATCACAGACTGCTACTTCGCCCCAGAAAGCCGCTCAGCCATCTGGTATAGTGATAATATGGTGATGAAAGACTGCACCATCGATGGGCCTAAGTTCTTCCGCGAAATGAAGAATCTGGATTTGGAGAACGTAAACATCACGGATGCAGACGAGACTTTCTGGAAGGTAGATGGCTTGAAACTAAAGAACGTAAAACTCCACGATGGAACCTATCCATTCATGTTCTCCAAGAATATCTATGTAGACGGACTTGAGAGCGACTCTAAATATGTATTCCAATACTGCAGCAACGTGGAGATTCACAACGCCAAGATTACAACCAAGGACAGTTTCTGGGAGTGCGAGAATGTAACCGTCTATGATTCGGAACTGAATGGCGAGTATCTGGCCTGGCACAGCAAGAACATCAAGTTCGTACGTTGCCACATCAGCGGCGAGCAGCCTCTCTGCTACATGGACCATGTAACTCTGGAGGATTGCACCTTTGATAAGGAATGCGACCGTGCCTTCGAGGATTGCACCAACATCGATGCACAGATCAAGGGAAGTATCACCAATATCAAGAACCCTATCTCCGGAAGAATCGAGGCAGACGAAGTGGGAAGCGTAACATATACTGAGTTTGCCAAAGCGCCAAAGGGTGTATGTGAAATCACAGATAAATCGAAATAG
- a CDS encoding MalY/PatB family protein, protein MKYNFDEIIERRGTNSYKWDLVKEDGVIPMWVADMDFQTAPCIIEALQKRVAHGIFGYTLVPDSYYEAIISWFSRRHQWKIEKDWILYTSGVVPAISCCLKAICMPGEKVLVQTPVYNCFFSCITNSGCEVVENELKRVGNCTYEIDFEDFERKCADEKTTAFILCNPHNPAGRVWKKEELERMNDICLKHGVKVIADEIHCELIMPGYQYTPFASISEACRDNCVVLNSPSKSFNIAGLQIANIICPDATLRRRINRAININEVCDVNPFGVIALQAAYNEGEEWLDELNQYLYENYQAVKEFFNTELPQVRVTRLEGTYLVWLDILPFELSSDEAYEKLMNDGKVFVNSGTMYGRKAGQGYLRLNIACPRKTLMQGLIRIARVLSQYMDEEDLSGCPA, encoded by the coding sequence ATGAAATACAATTTTGATGAAATCATCGAACGTCGTGGAACCAACTCATACAAATGGGATTTGGTGAAGGAAGACGGCGTTATTCCGATGTGGGTAGCAGATATGGACTTCCAGACAGCTCCCTGCATCATCGAAGCCCTGCAGAAGCGTGTAGCTCATGGCATCTTCGGCTATACCCTCGTACCTGATTCTTATTACGAGGCTATCATCAGCTGGTTCTCCCGCCGCCACCAGTGGAAGATAGAGAAAGACTGGATTCTCTATACTTCAGGCGTTGTACCAGCCATTTCCTGCTGTCTGAAAGCCATCTGCATGCCTGGCGAAAAGGTATTGGTACAGACACCTGTCTACAACTGCTTCTTCTCCTGCATTACAAACAGCGGCTGCGAAGTAGTAGAAAACGAACTGAAACGCGTGGGCAACTGCACTTATGAGATAGATTTCGAAGACTTCGAGCGCAAATGTGCCGATGAGAAGACCACAGCCTTCATCCTCTGCAATCCTCACAATCCAGCCGGAAGAGTATGGAAGAAAGAGGAACTTGAGCGAATGAACGACATCTGTCTCAAGCACGGGGTAAAGGTCATCGCAGATGAAATTCATTGCGAGCTCATCATGCCAGGCTATCAGTATACTCCATTTGCCAGCATCAGCGAAGCTTGCCGCGACAACTGCGTAGTATTGAATTCTCCATCAAAGTCATTCAATATTGCAGGACTTCAGATAGCCAACATTATCTGTCCGGATGCAACATTGCGCCGCCGCATCAACCGTGCCATCAACATCAACGAGGTTTGTGACGTAAACCCATTCGGCGTTATCGCTCTCCAGGCAGCTTACAATGAGGGAGAAGAATGGTTGGATGAATTGAACCAATATCTCTACGAGAACTATCAGGCAGTAAAGGAATTCTTCAATACCGAATTGCCACAAGTTCGCGTTACCCGCCTTGAAGGCACCTACCTGGTATGGCTCGATATCCTGCCATTCGAACTGTCAAGCGACGAGGCTTATGAAAAGCTGATGAACGATGGTAAGGTATTCGTCAACAGTGGTACGATGTATGGCAGAAAGGCTGGTCAGGGCTACCTGCGCCTCAACATCGCCTGTCCTCGCAAGACCCTGATGCAGGGTCTGATTCGCATCGCACGAGTTCTCAGCCAGTATATGGATGAAGAGGATTTAAGCGGATGCCCTGCATAA
- a CDS encoding malate dehydrogenase, translated as MNFLTNDKLVIVGAGGMIGSNMVQSALMLGLTPNICLYDIFEPGVHGVFDEIQQCAFPGVNVTYTVNPEEAFTGAKYIISSGGAPRKEGMTREDLLKGNCKIAAEFGDNIKKYCPEVEHVVVIFNPADVTALTALIHSGLKPNQLTSLAALDSTRLQQALALEFGVQQDKVTGAHTYGGHGEQMAVFASQVKVDGKPLAEMGLSDERWEEIKHHTVQGGSNIIKLRGRSSFQSPAYNAVKMIEAAMGGEKFTLPAGCYVNHDKLGFKNVMMAMPTTIDKTGVHFTEPTGTEEELASLQKSYEHLCKMRDEIVELGIVPPVAEWKEMNPNL; from the coding sequence ATGAATTTTTTAACAAATGACAAACTCGTTATCGTCGGTGCAGGCGGTATGATCGGTTCTAACATGGTACAGAGCGCTTTGATGCTCGGTCTTACTCCAAACATCTGTCTTTATGATATCTTCGAGCCAGGTGTACATGGTGTATTCGATGAGATTCAGCAGTGCGCATTCCCAGGTGTTAACGTAACTTATACTGTTAACCCAGAGGAGGCTTTCACTGGTGCTAAATATATCATTTCTTCTGGTGGTGCTCCTCGTAAGGAGGGTATGACTCGTGAGGATCTTCTTAAGGGCAACTGCAAGATTGCTGCTGAATTTGGTGACAACATCAAGAAGTACTGCCCAGAGGTTGAGCACGTAGTTGTTATCTTCAACCCAGCTGACGTTACAGCTCTTACTGCACTTATCCACTCTGGTTTGAAGCCAAACCAGTTGACATCACTCGCAGCTCTCGATTCTACTCGTCTGCAGCAGGCTTTGGCCCTCGAGTTCGGTGTACAGCAGGATAAGGTTACTGGCGCTCACACTTATGGTGGTCACGGCGAGCAGATGGCTGTATTTGCTTCTCAGGTTAAGGTTGACGGCAAGCCATTGGCAGAGATGGGTCTTTCTGACGAGCGTTGGGAAGAGATCAAGCACCACACAGTACAGGGTGGTTCTAACATCATCAAGCTCCGCGGCCGTTCTTCATTCCAGAGCCCAGCTTACAACGCAGTTAAGATGATCGAGGCTGCTATGGGTGGCGAGAAGTTCACATTGCCAGCAGGTTGCTATGTAAACCACGACAAGCTCGGTTTCAAGAACGTAATGATGGCTATGCCTACTACTATCGACAAGACTGGTGTTCACTTCACAGAGCCTACAGGTACTGAGGAAGAGCTCGCTAGCCTCCAGAAGTCTTACGAGCACCTTTGCAAGATGCGCGATGAGATCGTAGAGCTCGGCATCGTTCCTCCAGTAGCTGAGTGGAAAGAGATGAACCCTAACTTGTAA